A genome region from Nicotiana tabacum cultivar K326 chromosome 13, ASM71507v2, whole genome shotgun sequence includes the following:
- the LOC142167974 gene encoding uncharacterized protein LOC142167974, with the protein MSWNVHGLNDGKKISTIMSLVRKWKVDVLCLQETKLEKWSSNLIQHIRGNRWVDWVELKSYATRGGIIVLWDRRQWNCIDSYQGTYIISCMLESLHKDFRWCFTGVYGPHTNPEREQHWDEIAGIRGLWSNQWVLGGDFNICRFESERLNFIRRSRAIKTFSYVIQELHIIDLPLQGAYYTWSRGVNCRVPNTLQGDSED; encoded by the coding sequence ATGAGTTGGAATGTGCATGGTTTGAATGATGGGAAGAAAATAAGCACAATAATGTCACTAGTTCGAAAGTGGAAAGTAGACGTTCTATGCTTGCAAGAGACAAAGTTAGAAAAGTGGTCTTCTAATTTGATACAACATATTCGGGGTAACAGATGGGTAGACTGGGTAGAGTTAAAATCATATGCAACCAGGGGTGGGATTATTGTACTTTGGGACAGAAGACAGTGGAACTGCATCGATTCATATCAAGGCACATACATAATTTCATGCATGTTGGAGAGTTTACATAAGGACTTTAGGTGGTGCTTTACAGGGGTCTATGGCCCTCACACTAATCCTGAGAGAGAGCAACATTGGGATGAGATTGCAGGAATTAGGGGATTATGGAGCAACCAATGGGTTCTGGGAGGGGATTTCAATATTTGTAGATTCGAGAGTGAAAGGTTAAATTTCATACGAAGATCCAGGGCTATAAAGACTTTCTCATATGTCATACAAGAACTGCATATAATTGATCTCCCACTGCAGGGTGCCTATTATACTTGGTCACGGGGAGTTAACTGCAGGGTGCCTAATACACTGCAGGGTGACTCTGAGGACTGA